A window from Streptomyces sp. NBC_00271 encodes these proteins:
- a CDS encoding DUF4253 domain-containing protein, whose amino-acid sequence MATLPNPLPSLAADPSGRALGLELPPGKLIDATDEGPWHEPLLWHAEAPATPGDWATLGSAPRTAGLLPLLIDVGGGQGGPEEWELMPEETSYPGDHDADEVLAGYWEEYAEDELEADADYPGKEAVTELFGEAKEFAETIAPHGVQWPGLAPATAPEADADDRATEVADSLAGGGSWLKEPRLALVPARRSADIPAAIGWSGPVNYEGDVARLCAVLRSWEDRFGVRVVALTFDQLVLSVAAPPTTAAEAEAVAAEHFAFCPDNITQGESETLRAYAADEVLGRRVWSFWWD is encoded by the coding sequence ATGGCGACACTTCCGAACCCGCTGCCCTCGCTGGCGGCAGATCCGAGCGGGCGCGCGCTCGGCCTCGAACTCCCGCCCGGGAAACTGATCGACGCGACAGACGAGGGCCCCTGGCACGAGCCGTTGCTGTGGCACGCCGAGGCGCCGGCCACCCCCGGAGACTGGGCCACGCTGGGTTCCGCCCCCCGCACGGCCGGCCTGCTCCCCCTCCTCATAGACGTCGGCGGCGGCCAGGGCGGCCCGGAGGAATGGGAGTTGATGCCCGAGGAGACGTCGTATCCGGGGGATCACGACGCCGACGAGGTACTGGCGGGGTACTGGGAGGAGTACGCGGAGGACGAGCTCGAAGCCGACGCGGACTACCCCGGCAAGGAAGCGGTCACCGAACTCTTCGGTGAGGCGAAGGAGTTCGCCGAGACGATCGCGCCGCACGGCGTGCAGTGGCCCGGCCTGGCGCCGGCCACCGCGCCCGAGGCGGACGCGGACGACCGGGCCACCGAGGTCGCCGACTCCCTCGCGGGCGGCGGCTCCTGGCTGAAGGAGCCGCGCCTCGCCCTGGTCCCGGCGCGCCGCAGCGCGGACATCCCGGCGGCGATCGGCTGGTCCGGTCCGGTGAACTACGAGGGCGACGTGGCCCGCCTCTGCGCGGTCCTGCGCTCCTGGGAGGACCGCTTCGGCGTACGGGTCGTGGCCCTCACCTTCGACCAGCTGGTCCTGTCGGTGGCGGCCCCGCCCACGACGGCGGCCGAGGCCGAGGCGGTGGCCGCCGAGCACTTCGCCTTCTGCCCGGACAACATCACGCAGGGCGAGAGCGAGACGCTGCGCGCGTACGCGGCGGACGAGGTGCTCGGCAGGCGGGTGTGGTCCTTCT